GCATACGCCGCTCTGCAAGAAAAGAAAGCGCAATTCCTTTGTATGATCTATCGTTACTATGGTTATCTACAAAGTCAGATTTCTCCCCTCACTTCCGTTAATCCCTCTCCTTTGATTCAAGAAAAGATCAAAAATATAGATCTTAATGAAATTGTCCCTTCTTTAGGTCTCCTTCCTCAGCCTAAAGTTCCTGTGCGTGATTTAATCCAAGCATTAAAAAACTTTTATTGTCGTAGCATCTCTGTAGAAACTCTGGCGTGTTCTCCTCAATTGCAAGAGTATGTATGGAAACTGATGGAGAGTAAGTCTCCCCAACGCTCTCCAGAAGAGCTTGCGCGTTCCTATCAAGACATATGTAAGGCCACCTTTTTTGAAGAGTTCCTACAAGTAAAATTTACAGGGCAGAAAAGATTTTCCTTAGAAGGTTGTGAAAGTTTGGTCTCCATGCTTGAACATCTTGTGCGCTACGGTGTTACTCAAAATATCACAAGTTACATTCTTGGTATGGCCCACCGCGGGCGTCTGAATGTTTTGACTAATGTTTTAGGAAAGCCTTATTCCCAAGTTTTTATGGAGTTTGAGGATAATCCTCAATTTCGAGGTTTAGATACAGTTGGTGATGTGAAGTATCACAAGGGATATGTATCTAGATCTTTTGGTCAACATGGTGAGGAAGTGACGTTCGTCATGTTGCCCAATCCTAGCCATTTAGAAGCCGTGGATCCCGTTGTTGAGGGGGTTGTAGCCGCTTTACAACATCAAGTAGATGCGGGTAAGGAACATTCTTGTTTAGCGATTCTTGTTCATGGCGATGCCGCATTTTCGGGACAAGGCGTCGTATATGAGACTTTACAATTAAGTCAGATCCCTGGGTATTCCACAGGGGGAACATTACACATTATTGTAAACAACCATATAGGATTTACTGCTCAACCTAGAGAATCTCGCTCGACGCCTTACTGTACAGATATTGCTAAGATGTTGGGCATTCCGGTATTTCGTGTAAATGCTGAGGATGTGGTCGCTTGTTTGCAGGCTATAGAGTATTCTCTGAAGGTACGTGAAGAATTTAGTTGCGATGTAATTATCGATTTATGCTGTTATCGTAAATACGGTCATAATGAAAGTGACGACCCTTCAATAACAGCGCCTCTGCTCTACGATGAAATTAAGAAAAAGCCTACCATTCGAGAGATATATAAGAAGTATTTATTAGATAACTATCGGGAGGAAATCTCTGCAGATAGTTTGGAGAAGCTTGAACAAGGCGTTCAGGATGTTCTCAACACAGAATTCCAATCATTAAAGCAAGAAGAAAATCATAAACTCTTTAAAAGAGATTGTCGTCATTGCGATCGTATGGATCTCGGCGAGTTATTAATCAATGATGTCGATGTTTCCTTAACACGTGATACGGTATTTCATATCAGTTCTAAATTGTGTGGTCTTCCTGAAAACTTTACGCCCCATCCTAAGGTAAAAGCTCTGCTTGATAAGAGAATGAAAATGGCTAAAGGAGAAATTGGCTATGATTGGGGAATGGCTGAAGAGCTGGCTTTTGCTTCTTTATTGATCGAGAAATTTTCCCTACGTCTTTCAGGACAAGATGCTATTCGTGGAACCTTTAGCCAGCGACATTTATTATGGAGTGATATCAAATCTGGGGATACGTACACACCTTTGTATCACTTATCTCCTGATCAAGGCTCTGTAGATATGTATAATTCGCCATTGTCCGAATATGCTGTGTTAGGCTTCGAATATGGTTATGCTCAACAAGCAGAGCGTACTCTGGTTTTATGGGAAGCGCAATTTGGAGACTTTTCCAATGGAGCACAGATAATTTTTGATCAGTATATTTCATCTGCGATTCAAAAATGGGATCTACACTCTGATCTTGTTGTTCTTCTTCCTCATGGCTACGAAGGGCAGGGACCAGAACACTCTTCCGCGCGTATAGAAAGGTACTTACAGCTCGCTGCGAATTGGAATTTCCAAGTTGTGATTCCTTCCACTCCGGTACAATATTTCCGTATCTTGCGTGAACATACAAAACGAGATTTATCTTTACCCCTGGTGATCTTCACTCCAAAAATGCTTTTACGGCATCCTGAATGTATAAGCTGGATTGATGAGTTTACTGAGCCAGGAGGGTTTCGTCCTATCCTTGAAGATGCCGAACCTAATTATGATGCTAAGGTATTCGTCTTGTGTTCTGGAAAAGTATATTATGATTTTAAAGGTGCTTTACCTCAAGAACGTAAGAAAGACTTTGCTTGTTTACGTATTGAGAGTTTGTATCCTTTACATCTCGAAGATCTTCTTTCCGTGATTGGCAAGTATCCTAAAGTCGAGCATTACGTTTGGCTTCAAGAAGAACCTCAGAATATGGGGGCTTATGATTATATTTTCATGGCTACCGAAGAGATTTTCCCTAAAAAATTAACGTGCGTTAGCAGACCTAGAAGTAGTTCAACAGCTACGGGTTCCGCACGTCTTAGCCAACAAGAATTTTTAACATTAATGGAAACATTGTTTTCTTTAGGTAATGTATGATCACAGAAGTACGCATTCCAAATGTCGCTGAATCCATAAGCGAAGTCACAATAGCTTCTCTTTTGGTAACTTCAGAGAGCTTGGTTCAGGAGAATCAAGGGATTATGGAGATCGAAAGCGAAAAGGTAAATCAACTGATCTATGCGCCTATATCTGGAAGGATTGTTTGGTCTGTCGCTGAAGGAGATGTTGTTGCCGTCGGTGGAATTGTTGCTAGGATCTATGATGCTAATGAATCTGTTTCTGAAAGTACAGTCAAGGACACTCCCGTGGGGGAGACAGTAGATGCGGAGATCATTTGTTTCCCGAGGTCTACAGCTCACAATCCTCCTTCTGAGGGAAAGACATTTGTTCCTTTACGTGAGAAAATGCAAGAAGAACCGCAACGTTCGGGAGCTAAAAATGAGGTGCGTGAGCGTATGTCATCAATACGCAAAACGATTTCTCGACGTTTAGTTACAGCTCTTCATGAATCCGCAATGTTAACAACATTCAATGAGATTCATATGACCCCTCTGATGAAACTGCGGAAGGAAAAACAAGAGGCCTTTTCTGCTCGTTATAATGTGAAACTGGGTTTAATGTCCTTTTTCATAAAAGCGGTTATTGAAGCGCTGAAGGCTTATCCTCGTGTCAATGCGTATATTGATGGTGATGAGATTGTCTATCGCCAGTATTACGATATTTCTATTGCTGTGGGAACAGAACGTGGTCTTGTTGTTCCAGTGATTCGTGAGGCCGATAAGCTCTCAAGTGGTGACATTGAAATGAAGCTTGCGGATTTAGCGAGTAGAGCTCGAGATGGGTTAATTTCTCTTCCAGAGTTAGAAGGAGGAAGTTTCACTATTACAAATGGTGGGGTTTACGGTTCCTTACTTTCTACACCTATTATCAATCCTCCTCAAGTAGGGATATTGGGAATGCACAAAATAGAAAAACGCCCTGTAGTGATTGATAATACCATCGCCATAGCAGATATGATGTATGTTGCCTTTAGCTATGACCATCGTATTATTGACGGTAAAGAGGCAGTTGGTTTTCTGATCAAAATCAAAGATGCTATAGAACAACCAGAACAGCTTCTTGATTTTTAAAATCACAAGATCATCTAGGAAGAAGCAGAACAGCAGTGACGTTGTTCTTTTTTATAGGTGTATCTATCACGTTAGGTTCTGAATAGTAGTTGCGGTACCGAGAAGAGAAGAAAATCTCATGTTCGGTATAGGTGCATCTTTCAGAAATCGTAATTTTAGAACTTGAGATTCCCAGGTCCAGCAACTGTTTTCTCGCTATCGCACGGAAGTCCAAATGGTTTGCCTCGGGCATGAAGGCAAAAAAGCTCGGAGGAAAAAGCTCTCTATAATCGGGATAAATAGCGTAATCCGGGCCTAGAGAAGGACCGATAACAACAATTAAATCTTGCGGACGGGAGTTATATACACGTTTTAATGTAG
Above is a genomic segment from Chlamydia abortus containing:
- a CDS encoding 2-oxoglutarate dehydrogenase E1 component, whose translation is MDSEFVGQVHSSDMDWIEAMFQKFLNHETLDPSWKYFFEGYQLGQERAASASSGNEEAYAALQEKKAQFLCMIYRYYGYLQSQISPLTSVNPSPLIQEKIKNIDLNEIVPSLGLLPQPKVPVRDLIQALKNFYCRSISVETLACSPQLQEYVWKLMESKSPQRSPEELARSYQDICKATFFEEFLQVKFTGQKRFSLEGCESLVSMLEHLVRYGVTQNITSYILGMAHRGRLNVLTNVLGKPYSQVFMEFEDNPQFRGLDTVGDVKYHKGYVSRSFGQHGEEVTFVMLPNPSHLEAVDPVVEGVVAALQHQVDAGKEHSCLAILVHGDAAFSGQGVVYETLQLSQIPGYSTGGTLHIIVNNHIGFTAQPRESRSTPYCTDIAKMLGIPVFRVNAEDVVACLQAIEYSLKVREEFSCDVIIDLCCYRKYGHNESDDPSITAPLLYDEIKKKPTIREIYKKYLLDNYREEISADSLEKLEQGVQDVLNTEFQSLKQEENHKLFKRDCRHCDRMDLGELLINDVDVSLTRDTVFHISSKLCGLPENFTPHPKVKALLDKRMKMAKGEIGYDWGMAEELAFASLLIEKFSLRLSGQDAIRGTFSQRHLLWSDIKSGDTYTPLYHLSPDQGSVDMYNSPLSEYAVLGFEYGYAQQAERTLVLWEAQFGDFSNGAQIIFDQYISSAIQKWDLHSDLVVLLPHGYEGQGPEHSSARIERYLQLAANWNFQVVIPSTPVQYFRILREHTKRDLSLPLVIFTPKMLLRHPECISWIDEFTEPGGFRPILEDAEPNYDAKVFVLCSGKVYYDFKGALPQERKKDFACLRIESLYPLHLEDLLSVIGKYPKVEHYVWLQEEPQNMGAYDYIFMATEEIFPKKLTCVSRPRSSSTATGSARLSQQEFLTLMETLFSLGNV
- the sucB gene encoding dihydrolipoyllysine-residue succinyltransferase, translated to MITEVRIPNVAESISEVTIASLLVTSESLVQENQGIMEIESEKVNQLIYAPISGRIVWSVAEGDVVAVGGIVARIYDANESVSESTVKDTPVGETVDAEIICFPRSTAHNPPSEGKTFVPLREKMQEEPQRSGAKNEVRERMSSIRKTISRRLVTALHESAMLTTFNEIHMTPLMKLRKEKQEAFSARYNVKLGLMSFFIKAVIEALKAYPRVNAYIDGDEIVYRQYYDISIAVGTERGLVVPVIREADKLSSGDIEMKLADLASRARDGLISLPELEGGSFTITNGGVYGSLLSTPIINPPQVGILGMHKIEKRPVVIDNTIAIADMMYVAFSYDHRIIDGKEAVGFLIKIKDAIEQPEQLLDF